The following are encoded together in the Parabacteroides chongii genome:
- the murA gene encoding UDP-N-acetylglucosamine 1-carboxyvinyltransferase translates to MSSFVIEGGYKLSGEITPQGAKNEALEVICAVLLTSEKVTIHNVPDILDVNNLIQLLRDMQVKVEHPAADTYTFQADNIDLDYLNTDDFLRKSGSLRGSVMIVGPLVARFGKALIPKPGGDKIGRRRLDTHFVGIQKLGACFSYDAERQLYEIEAERLKGAYMLLDEASVTGTANILMAAVLAEGTTTIYNAACEPYLQQLSSMLNRMGAKISGVGSNLLTIEGVDALGGTTHTILPDMIEVGSFIGMAAMTGSDIIIKNTGYDMLGIIPESFRRLGISVEQVGDDIHIPTHDSYEIDTFIDGSIMTIADAPWPGLTPDLLSVLLVVATQSVGSVLIHQKMFESRLFFVDKLIDMGAQIILCDPHRATVIGLGNRFKLRGSNMVSPDIRAGIALLIAAMSAEGTSHIHNIDQIDRGYQNIDKRLNSIGARITRL, encoded by the coding sequence ATGAGTTCATTTGTTATAGAAGGTGGCTATAAGTTATCCGGCGAGATTACTCCGCAAGGTGCCAAAAATGAGGCCTTGGAGGTGATCTGTGCTGTTTTGCTGACTTCAGAGAAAGTAACGATCCACAATGTACCCGATATCCTGGATGTAAACAACCTTATTCAGCTTTTGCGCGACATGCAGGTGAAAGTGGAACATCCGGCAGCCGATACCTATACGTTCCAGGCCGATAACATCGATCTGGATTATCTGAATACGGACGACTTCCTGCGTAAAAGCGGATCGTTGCGTGGTTCGGTTATGATCGTCGGTCCGTTGGTGGCACGTTTCGGCAAGGCATTGATCCCGAAGCCGGGGGGCGACAAGATCGGACGCCGTCGTTTGGATACGCATTTTGTCGGTATACAGAAGCTCGGCGCCTGCTTTAGCTACGATGCCGAACGCCAGTTGTACGAGATCGAAGCGGAGCGTCTCAAGGGTGCTTACATGCTGCTGGACGAAGCTTCGGTAACCGGTACGGCCAATATCCTCATGGCAGCCGTGCTGGCAGAAGGTACTACCACCATTTATAACGCAGCTTGCGAACCCTATTTGCAGCAACTTTCATCCATGCTCAACCGGATGGGAGCAAAGATATCGGGAGTAGGTTCAAACCTGCTGACCATCGAAGGTGTCGATGCCCTGGGAGGAACTACCCATACTATTTTGCCGGACATGATTGAAGTCGGTAGTTTTATCGGTATGGCAGCCATGACCGGATCAGACATCATCATAAAAAATACCGGATATGATATGCTGGGAATCATTCCCGAGTCATTCCGTCGCCTGGGTATCTCTGTTGAACAGGTTGGTGACGATATTCATATCCCAACGCACGATTCATACGAAATAGATACTTTCATCGACGGCTCTATCATGACCATTGCCGATGCTCCCTGGCCGGGATTGACACCTGACTTGCTGAGTGTCCTCCTGGTCGTTGCGACGCAATCCGTAGGTAGCGTGTTGATTCATCAGAAGATGTTCGAAAGCCGTCTGTTCTTTGTGGATAAGCTGATCGACATGGGAGCACAGATTATCCTTTGTGACCCGCACCGTGCGACGGTGATCGGTTTGGGTAACCGTTTCAAACTGCGTGGTTCCAATATGGTTTCACCGGATATCCGTGCCGGTATAGCCCTGTTGATAGCAGCCATGAGTGCGGAAGGAACCAGCCATATCCATAATATCGACCAGATCGACCGCGGATATCAGAATATCGATAAACGTTTGAATAGCATAGGAGCCCGTATTACCCGGCTCTGA
- a CDS encoding hybrid sensor histidine kinase/response regulator transcription factor, whose product MLLFICLPGVSENSHFRHYNNKHGLSHNTVYCSLQDQRGFMWFGTEDGLNRFDGHTFKIYRHNSSHPNSLPNDHIGNLFESSDGKIWVFTAGGTCYYDYKTDTFQPFRLSPRQNVPESFSAVTEDKDHHLWFIGYNRIVRYNPSDTTFHTYPAENNFYPALISLTEDGNPLFSDRQSLYTYKSETDNFQKHPLLNEEQIDNQTIIQAICQIPDLGILAGTNQAGLLLYKYQDRSVINIIPEIQVRAITPFSTMTYWIASESGIYIYNILDQTVTNLRKSLTNEYAIADNAVYSLTRDREGGMWAGSFFGGISYLPKEYNRFNYFIGGKTHPQLPGNAIREIVPDQYGNLWLGTEDNGINCYNPQNGQITNYSYNNPNHLLSATNIHGLLADGNQLWVGTFNKGIDVLDIPTGRIIKHYSRENTNNTLNNNFVLCFCKTKNDEFLIGTGSGILSYDRQKESFTQWNTIYTLTRQIFEDSRGDIWAATSNGIYHYLREKNKTEQYNTDINKPQSIGSNNTTSVFEDSKGRIWITTVNGLSLFNRETKSFNRITAEDGLPSNIIYRIVEDDSHNFWLSTANGLVKFNPETYGMQIFTYKDGLHETQFNYSSSYQAPDRTIYMGTINGMLSFNPSRFKEDIFTPPMYITGIDLPDNEANKHNLTSSSIEDRKVLKLPYDASTFTLSYIALSYTSPDAIRYAYKLEGVDKDWIYMNQNKNVTFANLSPGKYTFKVKSTNSSGIWQDNEQSLRIIITPPFWATGWAFLVYALIIVICIVLFYNYKKTKLEEKHRINQDLFESKKEKELYDAKIQFFTFITHEIRTPLTLIKAPLEKIIKSNDGNPSTRENLQIIEKNTQQLLNLSNQLLDFRKTESRGFKLNYVNTDIPLWLHTILQPFLPVMEHEDKTFACDISDETFSAFIDREAFSKIMNNLLTNAIKYSDKYLALQLQIQEDKNEFIISVTNDGMLIPATEKENIFTPFYRLKETEHQQGSGIGLSLARSLAEFHNGSLTYTQTPERMNRFTLTLPKKQEDCYLLSSEKNTENTVVDNDDDRDTAKPAVLIVEDQEDMRRFIAKELAETYRVWEAANGKEAVTLLKDHTVNLIISDVMMPVMDGFELCNRVKNDIDYSHIPFILLTAQHNLQSRLKGLNNGADAYMEKPFSIELLVAQVANLLKSREMLTKTYKETPATPATTLAVSTVDDLFLRKLSNYLEEHITNEAMGVEMLATEMGMSTSSLYRKVKGLSGLSPVDFIKVTRLKKAVQLMEKGESRINEIAFQTGFSSPAYFSTCFQKQYGKTPSEFMKE is encoded by the coding sequence ATGCTATTGTTTATATGTCTGCCGGGAGTTTCTGAAAACTCACATTTCAGGCATTACAACAATAAGCACGGATTATCGCATAATACGGTATATTGCTCACTACAAGACCAGCGGGGATTCATGTGGTTTGGTACGGAAGACGGGCTGAACCGTTTCGACGGACATACATTTAAAATATACAGACATAATTCTTCTCATCCGAACAGCCTGCCGAATGATCATATCGGGAATCTTTTTGAAAGTTCGGACGGAAAAATCTGGGTATTTACTGCCGGAGGTACCTGTTATTACGATTACAAGACAGACACCTTTCAACCGTTTCGGCTGTCTCCCAGACAGAACGTACCGGAATCGTTTTCCGCTGTAACGGAAGACAAAGATCATCATCTCTGGTTCATCGGTTATAACCGGATTGTCCGGTACAACCCATCGGACACTACTTTCCACACCTATCCGGCAGAAAACAATTTCTACCCGGCTCTCATATCTTTGACAGAAGACGGAAATCCTCTGTTCTCTGACCGTCAATCCTTGTATACATACAAATCCGAAACTGACAATTTTCAGAAACACCCTCTTCTGAATGAAGAACAGATCGACAATCAGACCATCATACAGGCTATCTGCCAGATTCCAGACTTAGGTATTCTGGCAGGAACCAACCAGGCCGGACTACTGCTGTATAAATACCAGGACCGGAGTGTGATAAACATCATTCCGGAAATACAGGTACGTGCCATCACCCCATTCAGTACAATGACTTATTGGATCGCATCCGAATCAGGCATCTACATTTATAATATACTGGATCAGACGGTAACTAACCTGCGAAAATCCTTAACAAACGAATATGCCATCGCTGACAATGCCGTTTATTCACTGACCCGTGACCGTGAAGGAGGCATGTGGGCTGGTTCTTTCTTTGGAGGCATCAGTTACCTGCCGAAAGAATATAATCGGTTCAACTATTTCATCGGAGGAAAGACACATCCCCAGTTACCCGGAAACGCAATCCGTGAAATCGTACCGGACCAATATGGCAATCTATGGCTGGGGACAGAAGATAACGGCATCAACTGTTACAATCCTCAAAACGGACAAATAACAAATTATTCATACAACAATCCGAATCATCTCCTGTCAGCCACCAATATCCATGGACTGCTGGCCGACGGTAATCAATTATGGGTAGGTACATTCAATAAAGGGATCGACGTACTAGATATCCCGACCGGCAGGATCATCAAACATTATTCACGCGAAAACACAAATAATACCCTGAATAACAATTTCGTTCTTTGCTTCTGCAAAACAAAGAATGACGAATTTCTGATAGGAACCGGCAGCGGGATATTGTCTTACGACAGGCAGAAAGAAAGTTTTACACAATGGAATACTATCTACACCCTGACCAGACAGATATTTGAAGACAGTCGCGGAGATATATGGGCTGCTACCTCCAACGGTATTTATCATTACCTGCGTGAAAAGAATAAAACAGAGCAGTACAACACCGATATCAACAAACCACAGAGCATCGGCAGCAATAACACGACATCCGTTTTTGAAGATTCAAAAGGCAGGATATGGATCACTACCGTTAATGGATTATCCCTGTTCAACCGGGAGACCAAATCGTTCAACCGGATCACAGCCGAAGACGGATTACCCAGTAACATCATTTACCGGATCGTTGAAGACGATTCTCATAATTTTTGGTTATCCACAGCGAACGGACTGGTAAAGTTCAATCCGGAAACTTACGGGATGCAAATCTTCACCTATAAGGACGGGCTGCATGAGACACAGTTCAACTACAGTTCTTCCTACCAGGCCCCCGACAGAACAATTTATATGGGGACCATTAACGGGATGCTGTCATTCAATCCGTCCCGGTTCAAAGAAGATATATTCACCCCTCCTATGTATATCACCGGAATCGACCTTCCTGATAATGAAGCAAACAAGCATAACCTCACCTCCTCTTCTATCGAAGACAGGAAAGTTTTAAAATTACCTTACGATGCTTCTACTTTTACTCTGTCGTATATAGCCCTCAGCTATACTTCACCGGATGCAATCCGCTATGCCTACAAACTGGAAGGTGTCGATAAAGACTGGATCTATATGAATCAGAATAAAAACGTCACATTTGCCAATCTCTCTCCCGGAAAATACACTTTCAAAGTGAAATCGACCAACAGCAGTGGCATATGGCAGGATAACGAACAATCGTTACGGATCATCATCACCCCGCCTTTCTGGGCTACCGGTTGGGCTTTTCTAGTCTACGCCCTGATTATTGTTATCTGCATCGTCCTCTTTTATAATTACAAGAAAACAAAACTGGAAGAGAAACACCGTATAAACCAGGATTTGTTCGAAAGTAAAAAAGAAAAAGAACTATACGATGCAAAAATTCAGTTCTTTACTTTTATCACGCATGAAATACGGACACCGCTAACCCTCATCAAAGCCCCATTGGAAAAGATCATCAAATCGAACGATGGCAACCCGTCGACCAGGGAGAATCTGCAAATCATAGAAAAAAATACGCAACAGTTATTGAATCTGAGCAACCAGTTACTCGATTTCCGGAAAACGGAAAGCCGTGGATTCAAACTGAATTACGTAAATACGGACATCCCCCTTTGGCTTCATACAATCCTACAACCTTTCCTCCCTGTTATGGAGCATGAGGATAAAACATTTGCCTGCGACATTTCCGATGAAACATTTTCCGCCTTTATCGATCGGGAGGCTTTCTCCAAGATAATGAATAACCTGCTGACCAATGCCATAAAATATTCAGACAAGTATCTCGCTCTGCAATTACAGATACAGGAGGACAAGAACGAATTTATCATTTCCGTAACCAATGACGGCATGCTTATACCTGCCACTGAAAAAGAAAATATCTTCACTCCTTTCTACCGCTTGAAAGAAACAGAACACCAACAGGGAAGCGGTATCGGTCTTTCTCTCGCCCGTTCGTTGGCCGAATTCCACAATGGTTCACTTACCTATACTCAGACTCCGGAAAGAATGAACCGGTTCACACTTACCTTACCCAAAAAGCAGGAAGACTGTTATTTATTATCATCCGAAAAGAATACGGAAAATACTGTCGTTGATAATGACGACGATAGAGATACAGCAAAACCGGCAGTCCTGATCGTAGAAGACCAGGAAGATATGCGCCGGTTCATTGCGAAAGAGCTGGCAGAAACATACCGGGTCTGGGAAGCAGCCAACGGAAAAGAGGCTGTTACTCTTTTAAAAGATCATACGGTCAACCTGATCATCAGTGATGTCATGATGCCTGTTATGGATGGTTTTGAACTATGCAACAGAGTCAAGAACGATATCGACTACAGCCATATTCCCTTCATTCTGCTGACTGCCCAGCATAATCTGCAATCCCGGTTAAAAGGGTTGAATAACGGGGCTGATGCCTATATGGAAAAGCCTTTCTCGATAGAATTGCTGGTTGCCCAGGTCGCCAACTTGCTGAAAAGCCGGGAAATGCTGACCAAAACATATAAAGAAACTCCGGCAACTCCGGCAACCACATTGGCTGTCTCCACAGTTGATGATCTTTTCCTCCGTAAACTCAGCAATTATCTGGAAGAACATATCACCAACGAAGCGATGGGTGTAGAAATGCTGGCCACGGAAATGGGAATGAGTACATCCAGCCTGTACCGGAAAGTAAAAGGGCTATCGGGCCTGTCCCCGGTCGACTTTATCAAAGTAACCCGATTAAAAAAAGCGGTCCAGCTTATGGAAAAAGGAGAAAGCCGCATCAACGAAATAGCATTCCAGACCGGTTTTTCTTCGCCGGCTTATTTCTCAACCTGTTTCCAAAAGCAGTATGGGAAAACCCCGTCAGAATTTATGAAAGAATAA
- a CDS encoding glycoside hydrolase family 2 protein, with amino-acid sequence MKKTLLVCCALALTVCAQAQWKPAGDKIKTKWAEQINPKNVLPEYPRPQLERTDWVNLNGEWEYAIKPKGEVEPKSFDGNILVPFAVESSLSGVQKEVGDMNELWYKRTFSVPANWKTKDIVLNFGAVDWKADVFINDILIGSHQGGFTPFSFNITPYLNGKNNQKLVVRVWDPSDKGYQPRGKQTSNPEGIWYTPVTGIWQTVWLEPVATNHITSVKSIPNIDNGTMNVTVGTSVPCNTSIVEVNLLDKGQVVASAKGIQGKELRLAVQNPTLWDTSNPYLYDMKVSLVKDGKVLDNVKSYTAFRKISAKRDANGVMRMQLNNKNLFHYGPLDQGWWPDGLYTAPTDEALLYDIIKTKEWGFNMIRKHVKVEPSRWYYHCDKEGILVWQDMPSGDMGNHWAPHTYNGGTDKNRSAASVANYYQEWKEIMDLCVSHPSVVVWVPFNEAWGQFDTEKVTEWTKGYDPSRLVNPASGGNHRACGDILDLHNYPGPSMFLYDPQRVTVLGEYGGIGLPLENHLWWNKRNWGYVQFKNRDEVTAEYVKYANELKGMVDRGFSAAVYTQTTDVEGEVNGLMTYDRKEIKINEAAVKKANQSVINQLSK; translated from the coding sequence ATGAAAAAAACATTATTGGTATGTTGTGCTTTGGCACTGACTGTGTGTGCACAGGCTCAATGGAAGCCGGCGGGTGACAAGATCAAGACAAAATGGGCGGAACAAATCAACCCCAAGAATGTATTGCCCGAATATCCTCGTCCGCAACTGGAACGTACGGATTGGGTAAACCTGAACGGAGAATGGGAATATGCCATCAAGCCGAAAGGAGAGGTTGAACCAAAGTCGTTCGATGGAAATATACTGGTTCCTTTTGCTGTGGAATCTTCCTTGTCGGGGGTTCAGAAAGAAGTGGGGGATATGAATGAATTGTGGTATAAACGGACATTCTCTGTTCCGGCTAACTGGAAAACCAAGGATATTGTACTTAATTTCGGGGCGGTAGACTGGAAAGCGGATGTGTTTATCAATGATATTCTGATCGGTTCCCACCAGGGTGGATTTACTCCGTTCTCTTTCAACATCACCCCTTACTTGAATGGCAAGAATAACCAGAAACTGGTTGTACGTGTTTGGGACCCGAGTGATAAGGGATATCAACCACGAGGAAAACAAACTTCCAATCCGGAAGGTATCTGGTACACGCCTGTGACCGGAATCTGGCAGACCGTATGGTTGGAACCGGTGGCGACCAATCATATTACTTCTGTGAAGTCAATCCCGAATATCGATAATGGAACGATGAATGTAACAGTCGGTACATCTGTTCCTTGTAATACATCTATTGTAGAGGTTAATCTTCTCGATAAGGGACAGGTCGTTGCTTCAGCAAAAGGTATTCAAGGGAAAGAACTGCGTCTGGCTGTACAGAATCCTACGCTTTGGGATACCTCCAATCCGTATCTGTATGATATGAAGGTTTCTCTGGTAAAGGATGGTAAAGTCCTGGATAACGTGAAATCATATACTGCTTTCCGTAAAATCTCAGCAAAGAGAGATGCTAACGGTGTTATGCGTATGCAGTTGAATAATAAGAATTTGTTCCACTATGGTCCGCTAGACCAGGGATGGTGGCCTGACGGATTGTATACAGCTCCGACCGACGAGGCATTGCTTTATGATATCATTAAAACAAAAGAGTGGGGATTCAATATGATCCGTAAACATGTGAAGGTGGAACCGTCACGCTGGTATTATCATTGCGATAAAGAAGGTATCCTGGTTTGGCAGGATATGCCGAGCGGTGATATGGGAAACCACTGGGCTCCTCATACATATAACGGTGGTACGGATAAGAATCGTTCTGCAGCTTCTGTGGCAAACTATTATCAGGAATGGAAAGAGATTATGGATCTGTGTGTGTCTCATCCTTCCGTAGTCGTATGGGTTCCTTTCAATGAAGCATGGGGACAGTTCGATACGGAAAAAGTGACCGAATGGACAAAGGGGTACGATCCTTCCCGCCTGGTAAATCCAGCCAGTGGTGGTAACCATCGTGCTTGTGGGGATATCCTCGACTTGCATAACTATCCGGGGCCGAGCATGTTCCTGTATGATCCGCAGCGGGTGACCGTATTAGGTGAATACGGAGGCATTGGTTTACCTTTAGAAAACCATTTGTGGTGGAATAAACGTAACTGGGGATATGTGCAGTTTAAGAACAGAGATGAGGTGACAGCTGAATATGTAAAGTATGCTAATGAACTGAAAGGTATGGTTGACCGTGGTTTCTCTGCTGCCGTTTATACACAGACCACCGATGTGGAAGGTGAAGTAAATGGCTTAATGACCTACGACCGCAAAGAAATCAAGATCAACGAAGCTGCCGTGAAGAAAGCAAACCAGTCCGTGATCAACCAGTTGTCAAAGTAA
- a CDS encoding DUF4290 domain-containing protein — MKYNTEEKKLAMPEYGRNIQNMVDYCVAIEDREERKRCANTIINIMGNMFPHLRDVNDFKHILWDHLAIMSDFKLDIDYPYEIVKKENLYARPPRIPYNNNRIRYRHYGKTLELMIRKATELEPGIEKDQLIKLLATQMKKSFLTWNKESVDDRKIFKDLDELSEGQIVLDEEVHKLVESRDILARNNTNKKNYPRKSR; from the coding sequence ATGAAATATAATACAGAAGAGAAGAAATTGGCTATGCCCGAATACGGACGCAATATTCAGAACATGGTAGACTATTGTGTGGCAATAGAGGACAGAGAAGAACGTAAACGTTGTGCCAATACTATAATTAACATCATGGGAAATATGTTTCCCCATCTGCGTGATGTAAACGACTTTAAACACATTCTATGGGATCATCTGGCTATCATGTCAGATTTTAAGCTGGATATCGATTATCCCTACGAAATTGTAAAGAAGGAAAATCTGTATGCCCGCCCTCCGCGTATCCCGTATAATAACAACCGTATCCGTTATCGTCATTACGGTAAAACGTTGGAGCTGATGATCCGTAAGGCTACGGAGCTGGAGCCGGGCATTGAGAAAGATCAACTTATCAAGTTGTTGGCTACCCAGATGAAGAAATCTTTCCTTACCTGGAATAAAGAATCAGTGGACGACCGTAAGATTTTTAAGGACCTCGATGAATTATCGGAGGGACAGATCGTGCTGGATGAAGAAGTTCATAAACTAGTGGAAAGCCGTGATATCCTGGCACGAAATAATACAAACAAAAAGAATTATCCCCGTAAAAGCCGATGA
- a CDS encoding M23 family metallopeptidase: MARKQRKNNKKSFWHRIRFKYKLSFFNETTLEEVWSFRLSQLSAFLTLALFAFMLVGITSLIIIKTPIRNYLPGYLDVEIRKEIMQNALRADSLERMMSIQSLYLENVAGILSGTIELDSIRQIDSLAHVDANYEIPRSKSEEKFVKSFEEEEKYNLTVLNPNPVSTDGIFFYKPVNGVVSSHYEADARHFGVDLVAAPKESVLATLDGTVVFTGFDPNFGNVIQLQHKNGFLSVYKHNELLLKEIGDHVVAGEAIALVGNTGKLSTGPHLHFELWYKGIPVNPEEYIAF; the protein is encoded by the coding sequence ATGGCACGAAAACAACGAAAGAACAATAAGAAATCATTCTGGCACCGGATCAGGTTCAAATACAAGCTGTCTTTTTTCAATGAAACGACGCTGGAAGAAGTATGGTCTTTCCGTTTGTCACAACTTTCCGCATTTCTTACGCTTGCCCTGTTCGCTTTTATGTTGGTGGGCATCACCTCGCTGATCATCATTAAAACGCCGATACGAAACTATTTGCCGGGCTACCTGGATGTAGAAATACGTAAAGAAATTATGCAGAATGCACTGCGTGCCGATTCGCTGGAGCGGATGATGTCTATCCAGTCGCTTTATCTGGAGAATGTAGCCGGTATCCTGTCCGGTACGATCGAGCTGGATTCTATCCGTCAGATCGATTCCCTGGCGCATGTGGATGCAAACTACGAAATCCCCCGCAGCAAATCGGAAGAAAAGTTTGTCAAGAGTTTTGAGGAAGAAGAAAAATATAACCTGACGGTGCTGAATCCGAATCCGGTTTCTACCGACGGCATCTTTTTCTACAAGCCTGTCAACGGTGTGGTGTCTTCACATTATGAAGCGGATGCCCGTCATTTCGGCGTAGACCTCGTGGCTGCTCCGAAAGAAAGCGTATTGGCGACCTTGGACGGTACGGTGGTATTTACCGGATTTGATCCCAATTTCGGGAATGTGATCCAGTTGCAACACAAAAACGGATTCCTTTCCGTTTATAAACATAATGAATTATTGCTGAAAGAGATTGGCGACCACGTGGTGGCCGGCGAAGCGATCGCTTTGGTGGGAAACACGGGGAAACTGTCTACCGGCCCGCATCTCCATTTCGAGTTGTGGTATAAAGGTATTCCGGTCAATCCTGAAGAATATATAGCTTTTTAA
- the rimM gene encoding ribosome maturation factor RimM (Essential for efficient processing of 16S rRNA) — MIRKEEVFKIGQFAKPHGIKGEISLVTNCDLFDDVEDPCVICEIDGILVPFFIEEYRYKTDTVMLVKLENVNDEKAARDFTNREVFFPLEDVGEDDLVGDMSWDSFIGYTVIDELHGELGKITDVDETTINVLLQIDHKGNEILLPAAEELITSADHENKTLRVSVPEGLLDL; from the coding sequence ATGATAAGAAAAGAAGAAGTTTTTAAGATCGGGCAGTTTGCCAAACCTCACGGGATCAAGGGAGAGATTTCGCTGGTGACGAACTGCGACTTGTTTGATGATGTAGAAGACCCTTGTGTCATTTGCGAGATAGATGGTATACTGGTTCCGTTCTTTATTGAGGAATACCGGTATAAGACCGACACGGTGATGTTGGTGAAGCTGGAGAATGTAAACGACGAGAAGGCCGCCCGCGATTTTACGAACCGTGAAGTCTTTTTCCCGTTAGAGGATGTGGGAGAAGACGACCTGGTAGGCGATATGTCGTGGGACAGTTTTATCGGATATACCGTCATCGATGAGCTACACGGGGAACTGGGTAAGATCACCGATGTGGATGAAACGACAATCAACGTTCTTTTGCAGATCGACCATAAAGGCAACGAAATACTCCTTCCCGCTGCCGAAGAGTTGATAACTTCTGCAGATCATGAAAACAAAACACTCCGGGTTTCCGTTCCCGAAGGTCTGCTTGATTTATAA
- a CDS encoding 1-deoxy-D-xylulose-5-phosphate reductoisomerase, producing MKRTLAILGSTGSIGTQALEVVSEHADLFEVYALTANNQVDLLINQARKYMPEVVVIANEQKYPELKEALEDLPIKVWAGSDAIAQVVQSEPIDMVLTAMVGYSGLKPTIAAIKAGKAIALANKETLVVAGELITSLATEHKVPVLPVDSEHSAIFQCLAGEWENQVEKILLTASGGPFRTKTMEELALVTKDQALKHPNWSMGAKITIDSASMMNKGFEMIEAKWLFGVTPEQIQIVVHPQSVIHSMVQFEDGAVMAQLGIPDMKLPISYAFSYPKRLTSKAPRLDFNQYSTLTFEEPDMKRFRNLAFAFEAIRTGGNMPCILNAANEIVVAAFLRDEIGFLQMSDVIEKTMEKASFIATPAYEDYVATDTEARRVAAEVMKTIAGS from the coding sequence ATGAAAAGGACTTTAGCCATATTAGGTTCTACCGGTTCGATAGGGACACAGGCCCTGGAAGTGGTCAGCGAGCATGCCGACTTGTTCGAAGTGTATGCTTTGACCGCCAACAACCAGGTAGATTTACTGATTAATCAGGCACGTAAATATATGCCCGAAGTGGTTGTAATTGCCAACGAACAGAAATATCCCGAGCTGAAAGAGGCTTTGGAAGATCTGCCGATCAAGGTATGGGCGGGTTCGGATGCAATTGCGCAGGTGGTACAATCGGAGCCGATCGATATGGTCTTGACTGCTATGGTCGGATATTCCGGACTGAAACCGACAATTGCCGCCATTAAGGCAGGAAAAGCAATTGCATTGGCAAATAAAGAAACGTTGGTCGTGGCGGGTGAGTTGATCACTTCGCTGGCTACAGAGCATAAAGTTCCGGTCTTGCCGGTCGATTCTGAACATTCTGCCATTTTCCAGTGTTTAGCGGGAGAGTGGGAGAATCAGGTGGAGAAGATTTTGCTTACTGCATCCGGCGGTCCGTTCCGTACGAAAACGATGGAAGAACTGGCTTTAGTAACCAAAGACCAGGCATTGAAACATCCGAACTGGAGTATGGGAGCAAAGATCACGATCGATTCGGCTTCCATGATGAATAAAGGCTTTGAAATGATTGAAGCTAAATGGTTGTTTGGCGTGACACCCGAACAGATCCAGATCGTAGTACATCCGCAGTCGGTCATCCATTCCATGGTACAGTTTGAAGATGGTGCTGTGATGGCCCAGTTGGGTATTCCGGATATGAAGTTGCCGATCAGTTACGCGTTCTCCTATCCGAAGCGCTTGACTAGTAAAGCACCCCGGTTGGATTTTAACCAGTATTCCACGCTGACATTCGAAGAACCCGACATGAAGCGTTTCCGTAACCTGGCATTTGCTTTTGAGGCAATTCGTACGGGAGGGAATATGCCGTGTATTTTGAATGCAGCCAACGAGATCGTGGTCGCAGCATTCCTACGGGATGAGATCGGGTTCCTGCAAATGAGCGATGTGATTGAAAAGACAATGGAAAAGGCATCTTTCATAGCTACACCAGCTTATGAGGATTATGTGGCAACAGATACCGAAGCACGCCGGGTGGCGGCAGAGGTTATGAAAACGATAGCCGGATCGTAA